The DNA region GGCAGCGAGCTGTAAAGGCAGAGACCTTGCGCACGGGCCGGCCCCGCCCAACTAcacttcccacagccctctgcagCCAGCCAGTTACCACGGAGACGGGCCGGGATAGTCGGCTCTGAGACTGTCCGTGGCCTGGGCCTCCGGGTGGCCGTATGCAGAACAGCCTCTACGCCCACGGCTTCCAAACGGGCCGGCCACGCGCGCCCGCCACCCAGCCCTTGATTCTGGAGCCCGAGGAGGCACAGCCATTTGGCTGGGTCTGGGCCGCCGGGAGGCTGAACTACATTTTCCAGGAGCCTCCGGGCACGCTCGCGCGGGGCACAGAAAAGGTAACATCGAGTTGTTGACAAGGAGACCAGTCCCGGGGTATTTGGGCCCCTGAAGCCCGTGGACGGAGGAGTTGGAGACAGAGAAGAGGGATAGAAGAGAGAATGACGATGGgaaatttgttttaaagcaaCATAAAGAGTACACTCCCTCCTGTTTAACTTTGTTTCCACCAACGCTCAGGGCCATCGTGAGCATCGCACAGCCCTCTGGGAAATGCAGATGGCGCTGCCCTAAGGGCTATGGGAAATGTAGTCATTGATTAATAGCAACTACCTCGAGCACCTACAGTAAGGAAACGGGATTGAATCCTCCctgcttctcccttcttttccacTCAAACACAATGTTTACCTCCCCAATACTTACAgaatctctccctttctcttcgtGCCAACCCTCAGTGCTGTATTTCAGACACTCCCTTAAATCTATTCTCCGCATAGCCACCAAAGTAATTGTCCCTGCTCTCTTAGGGCTCTTACACAGCTAATAGAACCAAGTACACATTAACCGGCTGGCATGTATATTTGACCTCTCACCTACTGTCTCCCACTAGTCTCTTCATATGTAAGAACCATTCTCTTTAGATTGTTCATCTCATTTGTGATTGATATCTTAAAGCCAttgccaccattttttttttttaatgcggtacgcgggcctctcactgttgtggcttcccccgttgcggagcacaggctctggacgcgcaggctcagcggccatggctcacgggcccagctgctccgcggcatgtgggatcttcccggaccggggcacgaacccgtgtcccctgcatcggcaggcggactctcaaccactgcgccaccagggaagcccattgccaccatttttttaaaatgcagagcaCAACTTCTTGCTTTTAACAGTTGTCCCCCCCCAAATGGTGATACATTCCAAGTGTAGCTGGATTTGCAAAATATTCTTGAAAAGTACTTGAAATAGGTTTCTATCAGTAGAAACCAAGTTCCTCATACTTTGATAAAATTAGGATTTTATTTCtctgaacaaaatatttcattacatGATCTGGTTAATTCACACCTAGGTGTTTTCCAGGCCTTGTAAAGTCACAcaaaagattaaaacaaaaaacaaaaacatgatggttcttttttttttttttttttttttaatttatttatttatttatttatggctgtgttgggtcttcgtttctgtgcgagggctttctctagttgtggcaagtgggggccactcctcatcgcggtgcgcgggcctctcactatcgcggcctctcttgttgcggagcacaggctccagacgcacaggctcagcaattgtggctcacggggccagctgctccgtggcatgtgggatcttcccagaccagggcttgaacccgtgtcccctgcattggcaggcggactctcaaccactgcgccaccagggaagccctgatggttCTTGTATGAATTACTTATCACAAAATTCCGGTAGGATTATAAACAgtcttaatagattttttttttttacacaacaCTTTGAAAGTCTAAGATCTATAATTACACTTGATCCAAAGAGCTGTAAGTGTGGAGTGAATCTGCCTCAGGCTTTCGAGAAAGGAGGCATACTTTTAAAGGCTATCAGAAAGCCTAGATAGGAGTGAACTGTATCGTGTAAGAAGACAGATGAGGTGTTGCTCACATCAAAGCACCAAGAAACTTTCCTTTTGAAGTGGGAATACTTGGCAGACACAACATTTCCATTAGCTTTTAACTTCGGTAGGAAGAATGGCCCAGATCATAAACATAGAGAATTATTTAACTGATAAAGCAGTTTAGAAGTCACAGTCAAAAATACGTAATCTCTTCTTAACATTCAAAAGCAGAGTTTCCATCTTCctcatttatttctttggttttggtttttaaaatgtagaatccTTCATGTCTTGCCTGAGGAAAGAGTACGTTTGTTGAAAAAGCATCAGCCAAAGCCAGGATATTCATGTAGTTCTCAGCAATCAGGTGGGGAAAGCTGAAGTCAAGATCTACAAGGGCCACAGTTCAGAATGATTTTCTTAAGTGGTACCAATGCAGTTACCTTTTCAATGGGTATCAGGAGCACTGCTCTTTTATCAACTCTTATATGTTCTCAGTTACCAGCAAAGCTCCATCTGTGTTATAGCAACTTAGCCTACACTTTGGACATAAGGGTCTTCTGGTGTTCCAGCAAATGTATAATGATCTCCAGGAGCTTTCCTGAACAATTTTGAGATATGGACATTCAGGTTACAATATAAGTTGTAATTTTCTTTACAACAGAGCTTCAGAATACTACTTGGTCATTTGATTGGTTTCAAGAaatatgatggggcttccctggtggcgcagtggttgagagtccgcctgccgatgcaggggacatgggttcgtgccccggtctgggaagatcccacatgctgcagagtggctgggcccgtgagccatggccactgagcctgcaggtccagagcctgtgctccgcagcaggagaggctgcagcggtgagaggcccacgtactgcaaaaaaaaaaaagaaatatgatgcCAGATCTATCTGCAACATACTTGCAAACCATTTTGTGGGTGGTTTAGCTCCAAAAATGGTTATCTGCCCTGCTGTTGTTGCTGTGGTTGTTATTGCTTTACTAGGTTCAGTCTCAAAGGGTGAGACTCTTAGCCAGGTCCACTTGTAAACTCATCTGCCCAGTTACACAAGACAGTGGGAAGAGTAGGGGCGTGGGATTCAGTTCTGTCCCTGTCCCTAACTTGCTGAGTCACCTTGAACTAGTCATTTGTCATCCCCAAAAACCTGCTCCTCCTCTTCCATTAATGCCTCAGTGAACGGCATCTGTGGTCGGCTGAATAATGGCCCACAAAGACATCAGACCCCACTCCCTGTAACGTGCACATCCTGTAAATGATACTTTGCTTGGAAAAAGCGTCCTTGCAGATGTGACTAAATTAAGGACCTttagatggggagattatcctgggccCTAAATGCAATTATAAGTATCCTTACAAGAATGAGGTAGAGGAAGATTTGAGTCAGATACACAGAGGCGAAGGTAATGTGAAAATGGAGCAgaaagagatttgaagatgctggcCTTGAAGACTGGAGTGATGgagccacaaaccaaggaatgacAGCAGCTACCTCTACACTAGTCCTCCTTCCGATCCAGCCCTCACGCTGCGGTCAGAGGGGCTTTTCTACCATGGAGATCCGACCACATCAACCTGCAGTGAACGTCCTTCAGTGGCAGCTCAAACCCTGACACCTTGGCCGGGTGTAAGAATCCCTTCACCATCTGACCCCTGGTCTTCTCTCCTCACCCACACGTACACCCACCCACCTCCACTCCCCTCCTCCACACACTCCGCCTCACTCACTCAGACACTCCCTCCTCCACACATCCTTGAGTGACGATCCACTACCGAGTTTCCCACACGTCTGGGCTGTTTCATGGTTCTGTGGCTTTCACGTGCCTTGTCACATCTGTGATACAGAGAAAGGAATTTTAACCATATGCCAGCACACACAGCAAAAATCATTGTGCACTTAGAAAATGGTTCTGTGACACTGTAAATCAGAACTAGGATTCTAAGACCAGCTATCTTATCCTTCCCTCAAAAGCGCTGACGGTTGAAACCACTTCCCTAAAATTCCACATTCAACATACTTATGTCCAAAATCATGTTTTTCAATGCCattaaaatgtccatcaataaaaatataatatttcaacATAAATTGTTagtaaatgtaatataaaattccCAAGTAAATGATTAAGTGGAATATTACgcagctgtaaaaagaaaaaggcagctcTGTATATAGTTACACAAATCCTCCaaataaaaaaagtgaaaaagtaagTTGTAAAAAAGTgtgaatagggcctccctggtggcgcaagtggttgagagtccgcctgccgatgcaggggatacgggttcgtgccccggtctgggaggatcccatatgccgcagagtggctgggcccgtgagccatggccgctgagcctgcgcgtccggagcctgtgctccgcaacgggggaggccacaacagtgagaggcccgcataccgcaaaaaaaaaaaaaagtgtgaatagTTTGCTACTATTTCCATTAATAAAACACAATCGTATGTGCACAGACTTCTCCTGACAGAATACAGAAGGTAAGGGGGCTTCTGGAGAGGGGAACAGGGTTTGGGGACAGGGAAGACAGGGAGACTTCTTCACTAAATGGTCTCTTGTAACCTGTGCACATGTGGcctcttaaattttaaaacatttttctcgaTTCAAGGGCTCACAAGGGTTGTACTCTGGCTATGAACATAAATGAAAGCTGCTGGGTTAATTTTTCTATTGAGCTCTTGGATAATCAttaaaaatcagataaaaataaTCTCTGATTTGGAGCTGTAGTCTCAAgatcaattattattattgcagCTATTACGTTAAGAAGATTTACTACAGTTTGCATTAATGTAATCTTGTGTTCCTTGCAAAAGTTCCAACTGAGAGCAGGTCAGGCAGAAGGAAATTAACCTGGGCCTAAAATGTGCTCACGGATAATCCAGGCAGTTTACTAAGAGTTGACTGTAGTTCAATCGAAATTTaccaggggggcttccctggtagcacagtggttaagagtctgcctgccaatgcaggggacatgggttcgatccctggtccgggaatattccacatgctgcagagcaactaagcctgtgtgccacaactactgagcctgcactctagagcccatcagccacaactactgagcctgtgtgccgcaactactgagcctgtgtgcctcaactactgagcctgtgtgcctcaactactgaagccagtgcacctagaacccgtgctccacaacaagagaagccaccacagtgagaagcccgtgcaccacaatgaagagtagcccctgctcgccgcaactagagaaagcccgcgcacagcaacaaagacccaacgcagccaaaaataaataaataaaaataaaatttaaaaataaataaataaataaatttactaggGAACTGTCATTATCTGCCAACACCACTCTCTCAAGTAGACTGCCCACACAGCTGCATTTCAGCCCGCTTCATAGTAAGAGTGAAACGCAGCCAagcatatttttcatctcttgtGTCTCTACTTTTCTTCCACTCTCAGTTGAAAAGACCTACatctaactttcttttttttttttggctgcgttgggacttctttgctgcatgcgggctttctctagttgcagcgagcaggggctacttactcttcattgtggtatgcaggtatctcattgcagtggcttctcttgttgcggagcacgggctctaggcgcactggcttcagtagttggggcacgcaggctcagtagttgtggctcacaggctctagagcacaggctcagtagttgtggtttatgggcttagctgctctgtggcatgtgggatcttcccggaccagggcttgaacccatgtcccctgagttggcaggtggattcttaatcactgcggcaccagggaagtccctacatctAACTTTTGATCTACTTAATATATTTTCAGgttggctgttttaaaaaattcaaaaagtacaAATTATGAAAGAACAATAATTCGTAAGATCACTAAAACAAACTCACTTGTACAATAAGCTATAAACTCACCATATTTGCTTATCCTGAGCATTAAATCTTTTGACTGTTTTTACAAATGGTTGTTATGACAACATAACATTGTTTTTCCCTGTATtacatgaaataatatttaagaattaaattaaaaaaaaaaaagaattcccctgagataataaaaacatttttagaagatGTATATGTATTCAACCTTCCAGTGTGATATGGTGTCCAGATATCAAGGacatctaaataaaaataaaatcttggagAGGCTAAAtgctaatatttttcaaaaatatcctAGGCAAATTGTACAGATTAAGGAATGAAAATCACATTTAAACCAATGTACGTGGATTAAACTACTGTTGGTATCACTGGGCTATGACAGTTACAATTCCACAACTTTTATAGTATGACATAatgtgaaggggaaaaaaaaccacctCAGTTTTCCAGCTCTCTGGAGAGATGTGGGGCAAAGGAATCAGGATTCAATAACAGGAGTTTCTCAGCTGAACTAAGGACAGAGAATAGATGGTATGAATCAACTCCCTGGCTGACTGTTACCTTTGGCCAAATAAGGAAAATGTCTTCTACAGCCAAAGGGAGATGAGAACCTTAGTAGGTGGATGGATTTCAGATCTGCACTGAAGTTGACTTCATTTGGGATGCGGAAGCATCTAGGTGAAGGCCGGTTAGGTGATAATTGACATCTCCTCCCGGTCTCTGCTCTCAGACACTGAGTTGATTATGCTTCTTAAATACTTTATGAACTCCATTCTGATATCTTCTGGGTCATCCTCAAGATTTGAGTGCACCAGCTTCAGCTTGTTCAAGGGTGgcgcttaaaaaagaaaataatgtaattagGCATGAACTTTTAGTGAGGGGCTATTTCTAGCTCCAAAGGACCTgagtctttcattttttatttttagaaaatatttatttatttatttggctgagctgggtcttagttgtggcatgcaggatctagttccctgaccagggatcaaatgtgggccccctgcattgggagcgaggagtcttaaccactggaccatcagggaagtcccaggacctgAGTCGTATAGGAGCCAATTTGTTTAACTTTCCCAAGTCCAAAAATAAAGTTGTGCCTTGCTTGACACAATTTAACAGAGAAAGGTTTCATCACACTGCCACCTGGCAACAGGATCACAGATCTCCAAGCCACTTCCAGACCCTCTTTGTTCTTACACCAGAGGAAGGCATTTCTGagttttgagttgttttttatGGTCACTTTGACACCTCTGTAATGGTGTGCGTCACATGCAAATTGGAGCTTAAAGGCAAGTCAGGAAAGAGTGTCCCTAATAGTACCGATGAGTGGCTAAAaccaggtttttttcccctcttagtGTCTGCCTACTTTTAAAGTGTCTGCATCCTGGCCTGGATAGTACAGCAATCTTCCAACCCAGCAGTTCTTATTTACAtggtaagaaaaacaaatgtctagGACACAGCAGATGCTCTTTAACTGCACAGGGCTGCTGGTTTCCAAGACACAGGGCAATATACAAATGCCCAGAGCATTTCAGACTACAGCAGAAAGGAGAAGTCCAGGCTTCCTACCCAAAGCCAGATTTCCTTTGTCACTTCCAGAGCCTGGTTTGTGGTGTGCAATTAACAGACATTGAGTATCCTGTAAAAACTGCTGCTGGACGAAGCAGGAATACCACATCTCAATTTCCTTCAGGTGGCTTGGGATGTCAGCATTGAAGATGATCACCACCCCGTGAGAGTCCTTCATCAGGGCTGGCCAGCAAGACTCAAACCTGCATGGCAGAAAAGGACGCAGCGTGAAGGGTAGGTGGCTCTGGTttctgcatttgttttgtttttaatttttattggagtatagttgatttacactgttgtgttagtttccgctatacagcaaagtgattcagttatacatatacacatatccactcttttttagattcttttcccatataggtcattatagacTATTGAGTCCCCTGTGCtaatatagtaggtccttattagttatctattttatacacagtagtgtgtatatgtcaatcccactctcccaattTATCAGCCCTCCGCtactttcccccctggtaaccataagtttgttttttacatctgtgactctatttctgttttggttttttttttttttttgcggtacgggggcctctcactgttgtggcctctcccgttgtggagcacaggctccagacgcgcaggctcagtggccatggctcacgggcctagccgctccacgggatgtgggatcttcccggaccagggcacgaccccgtgtcccctgcattggcaggcggactctcaaccactgcgccaccagggaagccctctatttctgttttataaataagttcactcgtaccactttttttagattccacgtataagcaatGGTTCTGGTTTCTAACTGTGGACTTTGAAAATAATGTCTAAGTATTAATCATGGATGGATGACTTCTCACTATATCATAACCCAGTCACTAAAGTTTCAAGAGCAATGCATGTCACCAGTAATTGATGGAGCCCCTAACACATGCTAGGAAGGGCACTCGCTAGGCCCAAGTCCAAGGTGCCTGGCAGGCAGCTGAGTTTTGAGTCATTTGATGGAGCAAATGCTCTAAAGGAAACATACTTTGGATCGCCACCACAGTCCCAGAGCTC from Mesoplodon densirostris isolate mMesDen1 chromosome 16, mMesDen1 primary haplotype, whole genome shotgun sequence includes:
- the IFT22 gene encoding intraflagellar transport protein 22 homolog; protein product: MMKAKILFVGPCESGKTVLANFLTESSDITEYNPTQGVRILEFENPHVTSNDKSTGHEFELWDCGGDPKFESCWPALMKDSHGVVIIFNADIPSHLKEIEMWYSCFVQQQFLQDTQCLLIAHHKPGSGSDKGNLALAPPLNKLKLVHSNLEDDPEDIRMEFIKYLRSIINSVSESRDREEMSIIT